Within Deinococcus actinosclerus, the genomic segment CGACACGGACGTCGTGGAACTCATCGAGTTCCTGAACCACCTGGGGGCCGACATCCAGGGTGCCGGCACCCACACCCTGACCATCCGGGGCGTCGCGTCGCTGCGCGGCGGGGAGTACCGCGTGATTCCCGACCGCATCGAGGCCGGGACGTTCATGCTGCTGGCCGCCGCGACCCGCAGCCGCTTCACCGTGAACAACGTCCGCACGGATCACCTGCGCGCCGTGATCGGCAAACTTCAGGAGATCGGCGCCGACGTCAGCGAGGACGGTCTGAGCGTCACGGTGGACGCCACCAACCGTGACCTGAAGCCCGTGAACATCACCACCCAGAGCTACCCGGGCTTCCCCACCGACCTGCAACCCCAGATGAGCGCGCTGCTCGCCACGATTCCCGGCACCAGCGTCGTGCAGGACCCCGTGTACCCCGACCGCCTGACGCACGTGGCCGAACTACACCGCATGGGCGCGACCATCACGGTCAGCGGGTACACGCAGATCATCCAGGGCGGCGCGCTGCGTTCCGCGCCCGTCAAGGCCGCCGACCTGCGCGCGGGCGCCGCGCTGTTCATCGCGGGCCTCACCTGCGAGGGCGATACCGTCATCGACGGCGTGCAGTACCTCAACCGCGGCTACGAGCGGCTGGCCGAACGCCTGCAGGGCCTCGGCGCGAACGTCACCCAGCGCGAACGCGAACTGGTCCCGGCGGCCGACTGAGGCCCGACTGAGACACA encodes:
- the murA gene encoding UDP-N-acetylglucosamine 1-carboxyvinyltransferase, with translation MHLTPLHVQGGRPLSGQITVQGSKNAALPVIVATLLTREKVTLHGIPRLSDVRTILDLMAHLGTQHAWVGENSLELHTPEILHTDAPYALVSKMRASFIVMGAILARTGRATVSMPGGCAWGPRPVDQHVKALRALGVDVHEDNGNFDAQRSGSLNGQFIFELLTVGGTHNAILAATLGDGVVTLENASIDTDVVELIEFLNHLGADIQGAGTHTLTIRGVASLRGGEYRVIPDRIEAGTFMLLAAATRSRFTVNNVRTDHLRAVIGKLQEIGADVSEDGLSVTVDATNRDLKPVNITTQSYPGFPTDLQPQMSALLATIPGTSVVQDPVYPDRLTHVAELHRMGATITVSGYTQIIQGGALRSAPVKAADLRAGAALFIAGLTCEGDTVIDGVQYLNRGYERLAERLQGLGANVTQRERELVPAAD